In Calliopsis andreniformis isolate RMS-2024a chromosome 8, iyCalAndr_principal, whole genome shotgun sequence, one DNA window encodes the following:
- the How gene encoding protein held out wings isoform X5 codes for MCDNTNTTTQSIADYLSQLLKDRKQLAAFPNVFIHVERLLDEEIAKVRASLFQISGVKKEPLVLPEPEGEITTLTEKVYVPVKEHPDFNFVGRILGPRGMTAKQLEQETGCKIMVRGKGSMRDKKKEELNRGKPNWEHLTDELHVLLTVEDTENRATLKLARAVEEVKKLLVPQADGEDELKKRQLMELAIINGTYRDSNTKVAAATACDEEWRRVAAAAAETQRLLPGLATPMRTPSAPLGAPLILSPRISVPTTAASLLNGSGPPGSLLSAGDPHGLIYTPYADYANYAALAASPLLTEYTAADHSGAAAAAKQRRHLGQIREHPYQRAGALS; via the exons ATGTGTGATAATACTAACACGACGACGCAGAGTATAGCGGACTACCTGTCACAGTTACTAAAAGACAGAAAGCAGCTAGCTGCTTTCCCTAATGTCTTCATACACGTAGAGCGCCTACTAGACGAAG AGATCGCAAAAGTGCGGGCGAGTCTATTCCAGATCAGTGGTGTCAAAAAAGAACCACTGGTTTTGCCAGAACCAGAAGGTGAAATCACGACACTCACGGAAAAGGTCTATGTACCCGTCAAAGAACATCCAGAT TTCAACTTTGTCGGAAGAATACTCGGACCACGCGGGATGACGGCTAAACAGCTAGAACAAGAAACAGGATGTAAAATAATGGTCCGAGGGAAAGGTTCTATGAGAGACAAGAAAAAG GAGGAGTTAAACCGAGGAAAACCAAACTGGGAACACCTGACAGATGAACTGCATGTTCTATTGACAGTCGAAGACACCGAAAACCGTGCCACTTTGAAACTCGCCAGAGCCGTAGAAGAAGTCAAGAAGCTTCTCGTTCCC CAGGCTGACGGAGAGGATGAGCTAAAGAAACGACAGTTAATGGAGCTTGCCATTATAAACGGTACCTATCGGGATTCCAACACGAAAGTTGCCGCGGCTACAG CCTGCGACGAGGAATGGAGACGCGTCGCGGCGGCTGCAGCGGAAACGCAGCGACTTCTTCCGGGTCTGGCCACTCCTATGAGGACACCCAGTGCTCCTTTGGGCGCGCCATTAATACTCTCGCCGCGGATATCTGTCCCAACGACCGCGGCGTCCCTTCTGAATGGCTCCGGCCCTCCAGGATCTCTCCTTTCTGCTGGTGATCCTCACGGGTTAATCTACACGCCATACGCCGACTATGCCAATTACGCAGCCCTGGCAGCCTCGCCCCTCCTCACGGAATACACCGCTGCAGATCATTCTG
- the How gene encoding protein held out wings isoform X7: MCDNTNTTTQSIADYLSQLLKDRKQLAAFPNVFIHVERLLDEEIAKVRASLFQISGVKKEPLVLPEPEGEITTLTEKVYVPVKEHPDFNFVGRILGPRGMTAKQLEQETGCKIMVRGKGSMRDKKKEELNRGKPNWEHLTDELHVLLTVEDTENRATLKLARAVEEVKKLLVPVQADGEDELKKRQLMELAIINGTYRDSNTKVAAATAFDVAACDEEWRRVAAAAAETQRLLPGLATPMRTPSAPLGAPLILSPRISVPTTAASLLNGSGPPGSLLSAGDPHGLIYTPYADYANYAALAASPLLTEYTAADHSEMKNSRWI; the protein is encoded by the exons ATGTGTGATAATACTAACACGACGACGCAGAGTATAGCGGACTACCTGTCACAGTTACTAAAAGACAGAAAGCAGCTAGCTGCTTTCCCTAATGTCTTCATACACGTAGAGCGCCTACTAGACGAAG AGATCGCAAAAGTGCGGGCGAGTCTATTCCAGATCAGTGGTGTCAAAAAAGAACCACTGGTTTTGCCAGAACCAGAAGGTGAAATCACGACACTCACGGAAAAGGTCTATGTACCCGTCAAAGAACATCCAGAT TTCAACTTTGTCGGAAGAATACTCGGACCACGCGGGATGACGGCTAAACAGCTAGAACAAGAAACAGGATGTAAAATAATGGTCCGAGGGAAAGGTTCTATGAGAGACAAGAAAAAG GAGGAGTTAAACCGAGGAAAACCAAACTGGGAACACCTGACAGATGAACTGCATGTTCTATTGACAGTCGAAGACACCGAAAACCGTGCCACTTTGAAACTCGCCAGAGCCGTAGAAGAAGTCAAGAAGCTTCTCGTTCCCGTG CAGGCTGACGGAGAGGATGAGCTAAAGAAACGACAGTTAATGGAGCTTGCCATTATAAACGGTACCTATCGGGATTCCAACACGAAAGTTGCCGCGGCTACAG CATTCGATGTTGCAGCCTGCGACGAGGAATGGAGACGCGTCGCGGCGGCTGCAGCGGAAACGCAGCGACTTCTTCCGGGTCTGGCCACTCCTATGAGGACACCCAGTGCTCCTTTGGGCGCGCCATTAATACTCTCGCCGCGGATATCTGTCCCAACGACCGCGGCGTCCCTTCTGAATGGCTCCGGCCCTCCAGGATCTCTCCTTTCTGCTGGTGATCCTCACGGGTTAATCTACACGCCATACGCCGACTATGCCAATTACGCAGCCCTGGCAGCCTCGCCCCTCCTCACGGAATACACCGCTGCAGATCATTCTG AAATGAAAAATAGTAGGTGGATTTAG
- the How gene encoding protein held out wings isoform X6: MCDNTNTTTQSIADYLSQLLKDRKQLAAFPNVFIHVERLLDEEIAKVRASLFQISGVKKEPLVLPEPEGEITTLTEKVYVPVKEHPDFNFVGRILGPRGMTAKQLEQETGCKIMVRGKGSMRDKKKEELNRGKPNWEHLTDELHVLLTVEDTENRATLKLARAVEEVKKLLVPADGEDELKKRQLMELAIINGTYRDSNTKVAAATACDEEWRRVAAAAAETQRLLPGLATPMRTPSAPLGAPLILSPRISVPTTAASLLNGSGPPGSLLSAGDPHGLIYTPYADYANYAALAASPLLTEYTAADHSGAAAAAKQRRHLGQIREHPYQRAGALS, translated from the exons ATGTGTGATAATACTAACACGACGACGCAGAGTATAGCGGACTACCTGTCACAGTTACTAAAAGACAGAAAGCAGCTAGCTGCTTTCCCTAATGTCTTCATACACGTAGAGCGCCTACTAGACGAAG AGATCGCAAAAGTGCGGGCGAGTCTATTCCAGATCAGTGGTGTCAAAAAAGAACCACTGGTTTTGCCAGAACCAGAAGGTGAAATCACGACACTCACGGAAAAGGTCTATGTACCCGTCAAAGAACATCCAGAT TTCAACTTTGTCGGAAGAATACTCGGACCACGCGGGATGACGGCTAAACAGCTAGAACAAGAAACAGGATGTAAAATAATGGTCCGAGGGAAAGGTTCTATGAGAGACAAGAAAAAG GAGGAGTTAAACCGAGGAAAACCAAACTGGGAACACCTGACAGATGAACTGCATGTTCTATTGACAGTCGAAGACACCGAAAACCGTGCCACTTTGAAACTCGCCAGAGCCGTAGAAGAAGTCAAGAAGCTTCTCGTTCCC GCTGACGGAGAGGATGAGCTAAAGAAACGACAGTTAATGGAGCTTGCCATTATAAACGGTACCTATCGGGATTCCAACACGAAAGTTGCCGCGGCTACAG CCTGCGACGAGGAATGGAGACGCGTCGCGGCGGCTGCAGCGGAAACGCAGCGACTTCTTCCGGGTCTGGCCACTCCTATGAGGACACCCAGTGCTCCTTTGGGCGCGCCATTAATACTCTCGCCGCGGATATCTGTCCCAACGACCGCGGCGTCCCTTCTGAATGGCTCCGGCCCTCCAGGATCTCTCCTTTCTGCTGGTGATCCTCACGGGTTAATCTACACGCCATACGCCGACTATGCCAATTACGCAGCCCTGGCAGCCTCGCCCCTCCTCACGGAATACACCGCTGCAGATCATTCTG
- the Pit gene encoding putative ATP-dependent RNA helicase pitchoune, which produces MSVPNKVLMRKIKKREKKKLQILKEREQQIQNGETAIEDSEENTTENEVKLLNGNKRQAMEDGPVKKKKKKKTDKTFETEDNKITESNDTIVNEGSISEESNANDASNDAHNNTENLPGSTVGFSVTSDTSFKVLDGTVCENTLKAIQDMGFTNMTEIQAKAIPPLLEGRDLVGSAKTGSGKTLAFLIPAVELIYKLKFMPRNGTGCIIISPTRELSMQTFGVLKELMKYHYHTYGLLMGGANRQTEAQKLSKGINIIVATPGRLLDHLQNTPDFLYKNLQCLVIDEADRILDIGFEEELKQIINILPKKRQTMLFSATQTKKTETLTTLALKKEPVYVGVDDDKEKATVEGLEQGYVVCPSEKRFLLLFTFLKKNRKKKVMVFFSSCMSVKYHHELLNYIDLPVLSIHGKQKQTKRTTTFFQFCNATSGTLLCTDVAARGLDIPAVDWIVQYDPPDDPKEYIHRVGRTARGEGSSGHALLILRPEELGFLRYLKQARVPVNEFDFSWNKIADIQLQLEKLISKNYFLNMSAKEAFKAYVRAYDSHHLKQIFDIETLDLAKVAKSFGFLVPPAVDLKVGVSKNSRPRKRLGGGGYGYFKNMNNSGSEKQLQRSKTFRQVQKRGRDNRQFVR; this is translated from the exons ATGTCAGTCCCTAATAAAGTTTTAATGCGAAAAATTAAGAAACGAGAGAAGAAGAAGCTGCAGATATTAAAAGAGCGGGAACAACAGATACAGAATG GTGAAAcggccattgaggattcagaagaaAATACTACAGAAAATGAGGTCAAACTATTAAATGGTAACAAACGACAGGCTATGGAGGATGGGCCAGTAAAAA agaaaaagaagaaaaaaacagATAAAACATTTGAGACAGAGGATAATAAAATTACAGAGTCTAATGATACTATTGTAAATGAAGGCTCTATATCAGAAGAAAGTAATGCTAATGATGCATCTAATGATGCACATAATAATACTGAAAATT TGCCAGGATCTACAGTAGGCTTTAGTGTAACAAGTGACACAAGTTTTAAAGTATTAGATGGAACAGTATGTGAGAATACTTTGAAAGCAATACAAGATATGGGATTTACAAATATGACAGAAATACAGGCAAAAGCTATACCACCATTATTGGAAGGCAGAGATTTGGTTGGCTCTGCAAAAACAGGATCTGGAAAAACTTTAGCCTTTTTAATACCTGCTGTGGAACTGATTTACAAGCTAAAATTTATGCCCCGCAATG GTACTGGTTGTATCATTATATCTCCAACAAGAGAATTGTCTATGCAGACATTTGGGGTTTTAAAAGAATTGATGAAATACCATTACCATACATATGGCTTACTAATGGGTGGTGCTAACAGGCAGACTGAAGCTCAGAAACTTTCAAAGGGAATTAATATTATTGTAGCTACACCTGGTCGATTATTGGATCATTTGCAAAACACTCCAgactttttatataaaaatcttCAGTGTCTTGTTATTGACGAAGCTGATCGTATATTAGACATTGGTTTTGAAGAAGAACTTaaacaaattattaatattttaccgA AAAAAAGGCAAACAATGTTATTCAGCGCAACGCAAACTAAAAAGACAGAAACATTGACAACTTTAGCTTTAAAAAAGGAACCAGTTTATGTAGGCGTTGATGATGACAAAGAGAAAGCGACGGTGGAAGGTTTGGAACAGGGCTATGTAGTTTGTCCTAGTGAGAAAAGATTTTTACTTCTATTTACTTTTCTGAAAAAGaatagaaagaaaaaagttatggtcttcttCAGTTCTTGTATGTCGGTCAAGTATCATCATGAGCTTCTGAACTACATCGATTTACCAGTATTAAGTATACAT GGAAAGCAAAAGCAAACAAAAAGAACAACGACATTTTTCCAATTTTGTAACGCTACTTCCGGGACACTGCTCTGTACTGACGTAGCTGCACGTGGTTTAGATATACCAGCTGTTGATTGGATTGTACAGTACGATCCACCAGATGATCCTAAG GAATACATTCATCGAGTTGGTAGAACAGCTCGTGGCGAAGGTAGCAGTGGTCATGCTTTGTTAATTTTAAGGCCTGAAGAACTTGGTTTTCTACGTTATCTCAAACAAGCTCGAGTACCTGTAAATGAATTCGATTTCTCTTGGAACAAGATCGCCGATATTCAATTACAG CTAGAAAAGTTGATTTCGAAAAATTATTTCCTTAATATGTCAGCGAAAGAAGCATTTAAAGCGTACGTAAGGGCGTACGATTCTCACCACCTGAAACAAATTTTTGATATTGAAACATTAGACTTAGCAAAGGTAGCGAAATCCTTTGGATTCCTTGTGCCACCAGCTGTGGATTTAA AAGTGGGAGTCAGCAAAAATTCACGGCCACGAAAGAGATTGGGTGGGGGTGGTTATGGTTACTTTAAGAACATGAACAATTCAGGTTCAGAGAAACAATTACAACGCAGCAAGACTTTCCGACAGGTGCAGAAACGTGGACGAGATAATCGACAGTTCGTTAGATAA
- the How gene encoding protein held out wings isoform X1 yields the protein MCDNTNTTTQSIADYLSQLLKDRKQLAAFPNVFIHVERLLDEEIAKVRASLFQISGVKKEPLVLPEPEGEITTLTEKVYVPVKEHPDFNFVGRILGPRGMTAKQLEQETGCKIMVRGKGSMRDKKKEELNRGKPNWEHLTDELHVLLTVEDTENRATLKLARAVEEVKKLLVPVQADGEDELKKRQLMELAIINGTYRDSNTKVAAATAFDVAACDEEWRRVAAAAAETQRLLPGLATPMRTPSAPLGAPLILSPRISVPTTAASLLNGSGPPGSLLSAGDPHGLIYTPYADYANYAALAASPLLTEYTAADHSGAAAAAKQRRHLGQIREHPYQRAGALS from the exons ATGTGTGATAATACTAACACGACGACGCAGAGTATAGCGGACTACCTGTCACAGTTACTAAAAGACAGAAAGCAGCTAGCTGCTTTCCCTAATGTCTTCATACACGTAGAGCGCCTACTAGACGAAG AGATCGCAAAAGTGCGGGCGAGTCTATTCCAGATCAGTGGTGTCAAAAAAGAACCACTGGTTTTGCCAGAACCAGAAGGTGAAATCACGACACTCACGGAAAAGGTCTATGTACCCGTCAAAGAACATCCAGAT TTCAACTTTGTCGGAAGAATACTCGGACCACGCGGGATGACGGCTAAACAGCTAGAACAAGAAACAGGATGTAAAATAATGGTCCGAGGGAAAGGTTCTATGAGAGACAAGAAAAAG GAGGAGTTAAACCGAGGAAAACCAAACTGGGAACACCTGACAGATGAACTGCATGTTCTATTGACAGTCGAAGACACCGAAAACCGTGCCACTTTGAAACTCGCCAGAGCCGTAGAAGAAGTCAAGAAGCTTCTCGTTCCCGTG CAGGCTGACGGAGAGGATGAGCTAAAGAAACGACAGTTAATGGAGCTTGCCATTATAAACGGTACCTATCGGGATTCCAACACGAAAGTTGCCGCGGCTACAG CATTCGATGTTGCAGCCTGCGACGAGGAATGGAGACGCGTCGCGGCGGCTGCAGCGGAAACGCAGCGACTTCTTCCGGGTCTGGCCACTCCTATGAGGACACCCAGTGCTCCTTTGGGCGCGCCATTAATACTCTCGCCGCGGATATCTGTCCCAACGACCGCGGCGTCCCTTCTGAATGGCTCCGGCCCTCCAGGATCTCTCCTTTCTGCTGGTGATCCTCACGGGTTAATCTACACGCCATACGCCGACTATGCCAATTACGCAGCCCTGGCAGCCTCGCCCCTCCTCACGGAATACACCGCTGCAGATCATTCTG
- the How gene encoding protein held out wings isoform X4, with amino-acid sequence MCDNTNTTTQSIADYLSQLLKDRKQLAAFPNVFIHVERLLDEEIAKVRASLFQISGVKKEPLVLPEPEGEITTLTEKVYVPVKEHPDFNFVGRILGPRGMTAKQLEQETGCKIMVRGKGSMRDKKKEELNRGKPNWEHLTDELHVLLTVEDTENRATLKLARAVEEVKKLLVPVQADGEDELKKRQLMELAIINGTYRDSNTKVAAATACDEEWRRVAAAAAETQRLLPGLATPMRTPSAPLGAPLILSPRISVPTTAASLLNGSGPPGSLLSAGDPHGLIYTPYADYANYAALAASPLLTEYTAADHSGAAAAAKQRRHLGQIREHPYQRAGALS; translated from the exons ATGTGTGATAATACTAACACGACGACGCAGAGTATAGCGGACTACCTGTCACAGTTACTAAAAGACAGAAAGCAGCTAGCTGCTTTCCCTAATGTCTTCATACACGTAGAGCGCCTACTAGACGAAG AGATCGCAAAAGTGCGGGCGAGTCTATTCCAGATCAGTGGTGTCAAAAAAGAACCACTGGTTTTGCCAGAACCAGAAGGTGAAATCACGACACTCACGGAAAAGGTCTATGTACCCGTCAAAGAACATCCAGAT TTCAACTTTGTCGGAAGAATACTCGGACCACGCGGGATGACGGCTAAACAGCTAGAACAAGAAACAGGATGTAAAATAATGGTCCGAGGGAAAGGTTCTATGAGAGACAAGAAAAAG GAGGAGTTAAACCGAGGAAAACCAAACTGGGAACACCTGACAGATGAACTGCATGTTCTATTGACAGTCGAAGACACCGAAAACCGTGCCACTTTGAAACTCGCCAGAGCCGTAGAAGAAGTCAAGAAGCTTCTCGTTCCCGTG CAGGCTGACGGAGAGGATGAGCTAAAGAAACGACAGTTAATGGAGCTTGCCATTATAAACGGTACCTATCGGGATTCCAACACGAAAGTTGCCGCGGCTACAG CCTGCGACGAGGAATGGAGACGCGTCGCGGCGGCTGCAGCGGAAACGCAGCGACTTCTTCCGGGTCTGGCCACTCCTATGAGGACACCCAGTGCTCCTTTGGGCGCGCCATTAATACTCTCGCCGCGGATATCTGTCCCAACGACCGCGGCGTCCCTTCTGAATGGCTCCGGCCCTCCAGGATCTCTCCTTTCTGCTGGTGATCCTCACGGGTTAATCTACACGCCATACGCCGACTATGCCAATTACGCAGCCCTGGCAGCCTCGCCCCTCCTCACGGAATACACCGCTGCAGATCATTCTG
- the How gene encoding protein held out wings isoform X3 yields the protein MCDNTNTTTQSIADYLSQLLKDRKQLAAFPNVFIHVERLLDEEIAKVRASLFQISGVKKEPLVLPEPEGEITTLTEKVYVPVKEHPDFNFVGRILGPRGMTAKQLEQETGCKIMVRGKGSMRDKKKEELNRGKPNWEHLTDELHVLLTVEDTENRATLKLARAVEEVKKLLVPADGEDELKKRQLMELAIINGTYRDSNTKVAAATAFDVAACDEEWRRVAAAAAETQRLLPGLATPMRTPSAPLGAPLILSPRISVPTTAASLLNGSGPPGSLLSAGDPHGLIYTPYADYANYAALAASPLLTEYTAADHSGAAAAAKQRRHLGQIREHPYQRAGALS from the exons ATGTGTGATAATACTAACACGACGACGCAGAGTATAGCGGACTACCTGTCACAGTTACTAAAAGACAGAAAGCAGCTAGCTGCTTTCCCTAATGTCTTCATACACGTAGAGCGCCTACTAGACGAAG AGATCGCAAAAGTGCGGGCGAGTCTATTCCAGATCAGTGGTGTCAAAAAAGAACCACTGGTTTTGCCAGAACCAGAAGGTGAAATCACGACACTCACGGAAAAGGTCTATGTACCCGTCAAAGAACATCCAGAT TTCAACTTTGTCGGAAGAATACTCGGACCACGCGGGATGACGGCTAAACAGCTAGAACAAGAAACAGGATGTAAAATAATGGTCCGAGGGAAAGGTTCTATGAGAGACAAGAAAAAG GAGGAGTTAAACCGAGGAAAACCAAACTGGGAACACCTGACAGATGAACTGCATGTTCTATTGACAGTCGAAGACACCGAAAACCGTGCCACTTTGAAACTCGCCAGAGCCGTAGAAGAAGTCAAGAAGCTTCTCGTTCCC GCTGACGGAGAGGATGAGCTAAAGAAACGACAGTTAATGGAGCTTGCCATTATAAACGGTACCTATCGGGATTCCAACACGAAAGTTGCCGCGGCTACAG CATTCGATGTTGCAGCCTGCGACGAGGAATGGAGACGCGTCGCGGCGGCTGCAGCGGAAACGCAGCGACTTCTTCCGGGTCTGGCCACTCCTATGAGGACACCCAGTGCTCCTTTGGGCGCGCCATTAATACTCTCGCCGCGGATATCTGTCCCAACGACCGCGGCGTCCCTTCTGAATGGCTCCGGCCCTCCAGGATCTCTCCTTTCTGCTGGTGATCCTCACGGGTTAATCTACACGCCATACGCCGACTATGCCAATTACGCAGCCCTGGCAGCCTCGCCCCTCCTCACGGAATACACCGCTGCAGATCATTCTG
- the How gene encoding protein held out wings isoform X2, with protein sequence MCDNTNTTTQSIADYLSQLLKDRKQLAAFPNVFIHVERLLDEEIAKVRASLFQISGVKKEPLVLPEPEGEITTLTEKVYVPVKEHPDFNFVGRILGPRGMTAKQLEQETGCKIMVRGKGSMRDKKKEELNRGKPNWEHLTDELHVLLTVEDTENRATLKLARAVEEVKKLLVPQADGEDELKKRQLMELAIINGTYRDSNTKVAAATAFDVAACDEEWRRVAAAAAETQRLLPGLATPMRTPSAPLGAPLILSPRISVPTTAASLLNGSGPPGSLLSAGDPHGLIYTPYADYANYAALAASPLLTEYTAADHSGAAAAAKQRRHLGQIREHPYQRAGALS encoded by the exons ATGTGTGATAATACTAACACGACGACGCAGAGTATAGCGGACTACCTGTCACAGTTACTAAAAGACAGAAAGCAGCTAGCTGCTTTCCCTAATGTCTTCATACACGTAGAGCGCCTACTAGACGAAG AGATCGCAAAAGTGCGGGCGAGTCTATTCCAGATCAGTGGTGTCAAAAAAGAACCACTGGTTTTGCCAGAACCAGAAGGTGAAATCACGACACTCACGGAAAAGGTCTATGTACCCGTCAAAGAACATCCAGAT TTCAACTTTGTCGGAAGAATACTCGGACCACGCGGGATGACGGCTAAACAGCTAGAACAAGAAACAGGATGTAAAATAATGGTCCGAGGGAAAGGTTCTATGAGAGACAAGAAAAAG GAGGAGTTAAACCGAGGAAAACCAAACTGGGAACACCTGACAGATGAACTGCATGTTCTATTGACAGTCGAAGACACCGAAAACCGTGCCACTTTGAAACTCGCCAGAGCCGTAGAAGAAGTCAAGAAGCTTCTCGTTCCC CAGGCTGACGGAGAGGATGAGCTAAAGAAACGACAGTTAATGGAGCTTGCCATTATAAACGGTACCTATCGGGATTCCAACACGAAAGTTGCCGCGGCTACAG CATTCGATGTTGCAGCCTGCGACGAGGAATGGAGACGCGTCGCGGCGGCTGCAGCGGAAACGCAGCGACTTCTTCCGGGTCTGGCCACTCCTATGAGGACACCCAGTGCTCCTTTGGGCGCGCCATTAATACTCTCGCCGCGGATATCTGTCCCAACGACCGCGGCGTCCCTTCTGAATGGCTCCGGCCCTCCAGGATCTCTCCTTTCTGCTGGTGATCCTCACGGGTTAATCTACACGCCATACGCCGACTATGCCAATTACGCAGCCCTGGCAGCCTCGCCCCTCCTCACGGAATACACCGCTGCAGATCATTCTG
- the Gfzf gene encoding GST-containing FLYWCH zinc-finger protein, with amino-acid sequence MKLYSVSDGPPSLACRQALKALNIDYQLVNVDFGKGEHMTEEYEQLNPQKEIPVLVDDDLVMGESNAILQYLCDKYDTVGKLYPKDAKARALVNHRLCFNLAMYYNSISEYVMAPIFFDYKRTPLGLKKVTIALNVFNTYLQRENSEYAAGNTLTIADFPLITATMCLEAIDFKLSSWPYVEKWYNNFKQKHPELWEIAAEGMREISYYEKNPPDLSHMDHPIHPTRKNNK; translated from the exons ATGAAGCTGTACAGTGTATCCGATGGACCACCATCTCTCGCATGTCGTCAAGCATTAAAAGCTTTGAATATTGACTACCAATTAGTTAATGTAGATTTTGGGAAAGGAGAACACATGACAGAAGAATATGAACAG TTAAATCCACAGAAGGAAATACCTGTTTTAGTAGATGATGATCTTGTAATGGGAGAAAG TAACGCCATTTTACAATATCTGTGTGATAAGTATGATACTGTTGGCAAACTGTATCCAAAGGATGCAAAAGCTCGCGCGCTTGTTAATCATCGTTTATGTTTCAATTTGGCAATGTATTATAACAGTATTTCTGAGTATGTG ATGGCACCCATATTTTTTGATTACAAAAGAACTCCCCTGGGCTTAAAGAAAGTGACGATTGCTTTgaatgttttcaatacatatCTACAACGCGAAAATTCAGAATATGCTGCTGGTA ATACACTGACTATCGCTGATTTCCCATTGATTACTGCAACTATGTGTCTAGAGGCAATTGATTTCAAATTAAGTTCTTGGCCTTATGTGGAGAAATGGTACAATAATTTCAAGCAAAAACATCCAGAATTATGGGAAATCGCTGCCGAAGGAATGCGAGAAATTAGTTATTACGAAAAAAATCCGCCTGACTTATCACACATGGATCATCCGATCCACCCGACTcgcaaaaataataaataa